A region from the Ptychodera flava strain L36383 chromosome 10, AS_Pfla_20210202, whole genome shotgun sequence genome encodes:
- the LOC139142202 gene encoding sine oculis-binding protein homolog A-like isoform X1, producing the protein MEKSDEATVASEEESSVEVKEEPTDEMRRRHTCAVFTTTWKNRQDFAENTMNELLGWYGYDKVDETDTQGLRLNHFAKTMQETLGQFPENEGVTSEASSTEQHSSRHKEKSSLDLKSGRHGHHSREKPTTSPLRPIAPSVPAVVPIVGVYAGNQRQPTLVQGNTLTVLRNSIENRGQSSKESLSVSDGQLPEKQIVCAWCQQFGMKRYTLNTSSESKAFCSEKCFAACRRAYFKRNKVCDWCKHVRHTKEYLDYGSKDRRLQFCSVKCLNQYKMDIFCKETQATLPQGSPLGVVESPQVAVPTSPIDVTRGLTVVNGSPQIITPESWTKSPNHEKQKLLLNSGGISVSSVTPSPGCEILSVSSPSDRTHRTETVIQSGQVFTHTSPRKRHGPRNKLNSTTHTHRNAAPVYPDQPPLALPGSGGQHPPQQHIIVTTPPGVPQHQPPPPPLPQGIPPQNFPRSPHPSVFPFPPHAVPLPQAMPQFRQRFPFFPQVEGSQINIPPATLMVPYPVLFPVPIPIPIPIPIFKMPESHKDDGNARDSVATLESKESGDEDNAPELEECLSVMETTESEPETERSVTRANSATKSSDSETHSSSRKRKLKCLEIHEDSANEKRVLTESKDTGEERENAPSNKDDATQHDSDKSEQHIPGTREVSQILELSATSVTTETQAGLVSSGQAEKCELPAANGEKQQCLSQATSDETECFTSATSVETNKCSASATSVETEKCSSSAPSVYTEKCSPAAMSDEEDKSAGHIVNDPNSKLDTESTETSVADDSLKKGKNHIDHSSNGVVKEKAGDSSDRVKERLEIERTEKAQESKRVNSEHAYAASPIEEPTKESPHTREKSQTPTPTNTTHKVVSDHAYALRRSGRLASEHHSVGVTAKAERASNQDAEPPVKRRSLRSRSKVH; encoded by the exons ATGGAGAAGAGCGACGAGGCGACCGTTGCAAGCGAAGAAGAGAGCTCTGTCGAAGTTAAGGAGGAACCAACTGATGAAATGCGA AGAAGACATACCTGTGCAGTGTTCACCACAACTTGGAAAAACAGACAG GACTTTGCAGAGAACACAATGAATGAGTTACTGGGATGGTACGGGTATGACAAAGTGGACGAAACAGACACCCAGGGGTTAAGACTCAACCATTTTGCGAAAACAATGCAAGAAACTCTGGGTCAGTTTCCAG AGAATGAAGGTGTTACCTCAGAAGCATCATCAACAGAACAACATTCTTCAAGGCACAAGGAAAAATCCAGCTTAGATTTGAAATCTGGCAGACACGGTCACCATTCAAGAGAAAAACCAACCACATCCCCACTACGGCCCATCGCTCCCAGTGTTCCTGCTGTTGTGCCCATTGTTGGAGTGTATGCTGGGAACCAGAGGCAACCCACCCTGGTACAGGGTAACACACTGACTGTACTTAGGAACTCTATTGAGAATAGAGGGCAGTCTTCAAAAGAGTCACTTTCTG TGTCTGATGGTCAGCTACCTGAGAAACAGATAGTCTGTGCCTGGTGTCAGCAGTTTGGTATGAAGCGTTACACCCTGAACACGAGCTCAGAGTCCAAGGCCTTTTGCAGTGAGAAATGTTTCGCGGCCTGCAGGAGGGCGTACTTCAAGAGAAACAAAGTCTGTGATTGGTGCAAACACGTGAGACACACCAAGGAGTATTTGGATTACGGAAGCAAGGACCGGAGGTTGCAGTTCTGCAGTGTGAAGTGTCTGAATCAGTATAAGATGGACATTTTCTGTAAAGAGACTCAGGCGACGCTGCCTCAGGGCTCACCCCTTGGAGTTGTAGAGAGCCCTCAAGTGGCAGTTCCAACCAGTCCCATCGATGTCACGAGAGGACTGACCGTTGTGAATGGCAGTCCGCAGATTATAACTCCGGAGTCGTGGACAAAAAGTCCAaaccatgaaaaacaaaaattattgttGAACTCTGGCGGTATTTCAGTGTCATCGGTGACGCCATCTCCGGGATGTGAAATACTGTCGGTATCATCGCCGTCTGACAGGACGCACAGAACTGAGACTGTTATCCAATCAGGGCAGGTTTTCACACATACCAGTCCGCGCAAACGACATGGGCCACGCAACAAACTGAATTCCACGACTCACACTCACCGAAACGCAGCACCGGTCTACCCAGACCAACCACCGCTGGCACTTCCTGGCTCAGGAGGCCAGCATCCCCCACAACAACAtatcattgtgaccacccctcCGGGTGTTCCCCAGCATCAGCCTCCTCCGCCACCCCTCCCACAGGGAATACCTCCCCAGAACTTTCCCAGATCCCCTCATCCCAGCGTATTTCCCTTCCCACCACATGCAGTGCCACTACCTCAAGCCATGCCTCAGTTCCGGCAGCGGTTTCCATTCTTTCCCCAAGTTGAAGGGTCACAGATTAACATTCCACCTGCCACCCTTATGGTCCCTTATCCCGTTCTCTTTCCAGTACCGATCCCGATTCCCATTCCGATTCCGATCTTCAAAATGCCGGAATCGCACAAGGATGACGGCAACGCCAGAGACAGTGTTGCGACTTTGGAAAGCAAGGAATCTGGGGACGAGGACAACGCACCAGAGTTGGAAGAATGTCTGAGTGTCATGGAAACTACTGAGTCAGAACCAGAAACAGAGCGCAGTGTAACAAGAGCAAATTCAGCAACAAAGTCGTCAGACAGTGAAACACATAGTAGTAGTAGGAAGCGGAAGTTGAAATGTCTTGAAATTCATGAGGATTCAGCAAATGAAAAGAGAGTTCTGACTGAAAGCAAAGATACAGGTGAGGAAAGAGAAAATGCGCCATCAAACAAGGATGATGCAACTCAACACGACAGTGACAAATCAGAGCAACACATACCTGGGACTCGTGAAGTCTCTCAGATACTTGAGTTATCTGCAACCAGTGTTACAACAGAAACACAGGCAGGTTTAGTGAGCAGTGGTCAGGCAGAAAAATGTGAGTTGCCTGCTGCCAATGGTGAAAAGCAGCAATGTTTGTCTCAGGCTACCAGTGACGAAACTGAATGTTTTACATCTGCCACCAGTGTTGAAACCAACAAATGTTCTGCATCTGCCACCAGTGTTGAAACAGAGAAATGTTCATCTTCTGCCCCCAGTGTTTACACTGAGAAATGTTCCCCTGCTGCCATGAGTGATGAGGAAGACAAAAGTGCTGGACACATTGTCAATGATCCAAACAGCAAACTAGATACTGAAAGTACAGAAACGTCTGTAGCAGATGACAGTTTGAAAAAGGGTAAAAACCACATTGATCATTCCAGCAACGGTGTCGTGAAAGAGAAAGCGGGAGATAGCAGCGACAGGGTCAAGGAAAGACTGGAGATCGAGAGAACAGAGAAAGCACAGGAGAGTAAGAGAGTGAACAGTGAACACGCTTATGCAGCATCACCCATAGAGGAACCGACGAAAGAGAGCCCTCACACGAGAGAAAAAAGTCAAACGCCCACACCTACAAACACTACGCACAAAGTCGTCAGTGATCACGCGTACGCTCTCAGGAGGAGCGGGCGCCTGGCCAGCGAGCACCATTCGGTGGGGGTGACAGCGAAGGCTGAAAGAGCCTCAAATCAAGATGCAGAGCCACCCGTGAAGAGACGCTCATTGCGAAGTCGAAGTAAAGTTCACTGA
- the LOC139142202 gene encoding sine oculis-binding protein homolog A-like isoform X2, with product MEKSDEATVASEEESSVEVKEEPTDEMRDFAENTMNELLGWYGYDKVDETDTQGLRLNHFAKTMQETLGQFPENEGVTSEASSTEQHSSRHKEKSSLDLKSGRHGHHSREKPTTSPLRPIAPSVPAVVPIVGVYAGNQRQPTLVQGNTLTVLRNSIENRGQSSKESLSVSDGQLPEKQIVCAWCQQFGMKRYTLNTSSESKAFCSEKCFAACRRAYFKRNKVCDWCKHVRHTKEYLDYGSKDRRLQFCSVKCLNQYKMDIFCKETQATLPQGSPLGVVESPQVAVPTSPIDVTRGLTVVNGSPQIITPESWTKSPNHEKQKLLLNSGGISVSSVTPSPGCEILSVSSPSDRTHRTETVIQSGQVFTHTSPRKRHGPRNKLNSTTHTHRNAAPVYPDQPPLALPGSGGQHPPQQHIIVTTPPGVPQHQPPPPPLPQGIPPQNFPRSPHPSVFPFPPHAVPLPQAMPQFRQRFPFFPQVEGSQINIPPATLMVPYPVLFPVPIPIPIPIPIFKMPESHKDDGNARDSVATLESKESGDEDNAPELEECLSVMETTESEPETERSVTRANSATKSSDSETHSSSRKRKLKCLEIHEDSANEKRVLTESKDTGEERENAPSNKDDATQHDSDKSEQHIPGTREVSQILELSATSVTTETQAGLVSSGQAEKCELPAANGEKQQCLSQATSDETECFTSATSVETNKCSASATSVETEKCSSSAPSVYTEKCSPAAMSDEEDKSAGHIVNDPNSKLDTESTETSVADDSLKKGKNHIDHSSNGVVKEKAGDSSDRVKERLEIERTEKAQESKRVNSEHAYAASPIEEPTKESPHTREKSQTPTPTNTTHKVVSDHAYALRRSGRLASEHHSVGVTAKAERASNQDAEPPVKRRSLRSRSKVH from the exons ATGGAGAAGAGCGACGAGGCGACCGTTGCAAGCGAAGAAGAGAGCTCTGTCGAAGTTAAGGAGGAACCAACTGATGAAATGCGA GACTTTGCAGAGAACACAATGAATGAGTTACTGGGATGGTACGGGTATGACAAAGTGGACGAAACAGACACCCAGGGGTTAAGACTCAACCATTTTGCGAAAACAATGCAAGAAACTCTGGGTCAGTTTCCAG AGAATGAAGGTGTTACCTCAGAAGCATCATCAACAGAACAACATTCTTCAAGGCACAAGGAAAAATCCAGCTTAGATTTGAAATCTGGCAGACACGGTCACCATTCAAGAGAAAAACCAACCACATCCCCACTACGGCCCATCGCTCCCAGTGTTCCTGCTGTTGTGCCCATTGTTGGAGTGTATGCTGGGAACCAGAGGCAACCCACCCTGGTACAGGGTAACACACTGACTGTACTTAGGAACTCTATTGAGAATAGAGGGCAGTCTTCAAAAGAGTCACTTTCTG TGTCTGATGGTCAGCTACCTGAGAAACAGATAGTCTGTGCCTGGTGTCAGCAGTTTGGTATGAAGCGTTACACCCTGAACACGAGCTCAGAGTCCAAGGCCTTTTGCAGTGAGAAATGTTTCGCGGCCTGCAGGAGGGCGTACTTCAAGAGAAACAAAGTCTGTGATTGGTGCAAACACGTGAGACACACCAAGGAGTATTTGGATTACGGAAGCAAGGACCGGAGGTTGCAGTTCTGCAGTGTGAAGTGTCTGAATCAGTATAAGATGGACATTTTCTGTAAAGAGACTCAGGCGACGCTGCCTCAGGGCTCACCCCTTGGAGTTGTAGAGAGCCCTCAAGTGGCAGTTCCAACCAGTCCCATCGATGTCACGAGAGGACTGACCGTTGTGAATGGCAGTCCGCAGATTATAACTCCGGAGTCGTGGACAAAAAGTCCAaaccatgaaaaacaaaaattattgttGAACTCTGGCGGTATTTCAGTGTCATCGGTGACGCCATCTCCGGGATGTGAAATACTGTCGGTATCATCGCCGTCTGACAGGACGCACAGAACTGAGACTGTTATCCAATCAGGGCAGGTTTTCACACATACCAGTCCGCGCAAACGACATGGGCCACGCAACAAACTGAATTCCACGACTCACACTCACCGAAACGCAGCACCGGTCTACCCAGACCAACCACCGCTGGCACTTCCTGGCTCAGGAGGCCAGCATCCCCCACAACAACAtatcattgtgaccacccctcCGGGTGTTCCCCAGCATCAGCCTCCTCCGCCACCCCTCCCACAGGGAATACCTCCCCAGAACTTTCCCAGATCCCCTCATCCCAGCGTATTTCCCTTCCCACCACATGCAGTGCCACTACCTCAAGCCATGCCTCAGTTCCGGCAGCGGTTTCCATTCTTTCCCCAAGTTGAAGGGTCACAGATTAACATTCCACCTGCCACCCTTATGGTCCCTTATCCCGTTCTCTTTCCAGTACCGATCCCGATTCCCATTCCGATTCCGATCTTCAAAATGCCGGAATCGCACAAGGATGACGGCAACGCCAGAGACAGTGTTGCGACTTTGGAAAGCAAGGAATCTGGGGACGAGGACAACGCACCAGAGTTGGAAGAATGTCTGAGTGTCATGGAAACTACTGAGTCAGAACCAGAAACAGAGCGCAGTGTAACAAGAGCAAATTCAGCAACAAAGTCGTCAGACAGTGAAACACATAGTAGTAGTAGGAAGCGGAAGTTGAAATGTCTTGAAATTCATGAGGATTCAGCAAATGAAAAGAGAGTTCTGACTGAAAGCAAAGATACAGGTGAGGAAAGAGAAAATGCGCCATCAAACAAGGATGATGCAACTCAACACGACAGTGACAAATCAGAGCAACACATACCTGGGACTCGTGAAGTCTCTCAGATACTTGAGTTATCTGCAACCAGTGTTACAACAGAAACACAGGCAGGTTTAGTGAGCAGTGGTCAGGCAGAAAAATGTGAGTTGCCTGCTGCCAATGGTGAAAAGCAGCAATGTTTGTCTCAGGCTACCAGTGACGAAACTGAATGTTTTACATCTGCCACCAGTGTTGAAACCAACAAATGTTCTGCATCTGCCACCAGTGTTGAAACAGAGAAATGTTCATCTTCTGCCCCCAGTGTTTACACTGAGAAATGTTCCCCTGCTGCCATGAGTGATGAGGAAGACAAAAGTGCTGGACACATTGTCAATGATCCAAACAGCAAACTAGATACTGAAAGTACAGAAACGTCTGTAGCAGATGACAGTTTGAAAAAGGGTAAAAACCACATTGATCATTCCAGCAACGGTGTCGTGAAAGAGAAAGCGGGAGATAGCAGCGACAGGGTCAAGGAAAGACTGGAGATCGAGAGAACAGAGAAAGCACAGGAGAGTAAGAGAGTGAACAGTGAACACGCTTATGCAGCATCACCCATAGAGGAACCGACGAAAGAGAGCCCTCACACGAGAGAAAAAAGTCAAACGCCCACACCTACAAACACTACGCACAAAGTCGTCAGTGATCACGCGTACGCTCTCAGGAGGAGCGGGCGCCTGGCCAGCGAGCACCATTCGGTGGGGGTGACAGCGAAGGCTGAAAGAGCCTCAAATCAAGATGCAGAGCCACCCGTGAAGAGACGCTCATTGCGAAGTCGAAGTAAAGTTCACTGA
- the LOC139142203 gene encoding sorbitol dehydrogenase-like, which yields MEPKDNLSSVIYGAGDMRLENRPIPQPGENEVLLAMQSVGICGSDLKYWSIGRCGRFIVKSPMVIGHEASGTVIQVGDKVKNLQIGDRVAIEPGVSCRMCKICKQGRYNLCPEMKFCATPPVDGLLCRYYVHPADFCFKLPDHMSLEEGAMMEPLAVAVYGCERGNVTLGSNVLICGAGPVGLLTLLTAKSLGAATIAITDIDQNRLDVAMAMGATHGILVESIDNKQMAAKIVDIIGCSPDVTLECSGSDVSLVIGIYATTPGGSVILIGRGSMEPKVPMVEAAGKEIDIKGVFRYANCYPKALAMVSSGQIDIKSLVTHRFTLENSEDAFKTASDRSSKSMKVIINCTSSKE from the exons ATGGAACCCAAGGACAATTTATCTTCCGTTATTTACGGGGCGGGTGACATGAGACTT GAAAACAGACCAATACCTCAACCAGGTGAAAACG AGGTCTTATTGGCCATGCAAAGTGTTGGCATCTGTGGATCTGATCTGAAGTATTGGTCAATTGGCAGGTGCGGTAGATTTATAGTCAAATCCCCAATGGTCATCGGCCATGAAGCCAGTGGTACTGTCATACAAGTCGGTGACAaagtcaaaaatttacaaatcg GTGACAGAGTAGCCATTGAACCAGGTGTGTCTTGCagaatgtgcaaaatttgtaaaCAGGGTCGTTACAACCTGTGCCCGGAGATGAAATTCTGTGCCACTCCACCCGTTGACGGGCTCCTGTGTAGATATTACGTCCACCCTGCAGACTTTTGCTTCAA GTTACCTGACCACATGAGCCTGGAGGAGGGAGCCATGATGGAGCCATTAGCAGTAGCTGTGTATGGATGTGAAAGAGGAAACGTGACCCTTGGTTCTAATGTACTAATATGTGGTGCAG GTCCTGTTGGTTTGCTGACACTACTCACAGCCAAATCACTTGGAGCTGCAACAATAGCAATAACAG ACATTGATCAGAATCGGCTggatgttgccatggcaatgggTGCCACCCATGGAATATTAGTAGAGTCAATAGACAACAAACAAATGGCTGCAAAAATTGTTGATATAATTGGATGTTCACCAGACGTGACCTTAGAGTGCAGTGGCTCTGATGTCAGTTTAGTCATTGGAATTTAT GCAACGACACCAGGTGGCAGTGTGATACTTATAGGTAGAGGCTCAATGGAACCAAAAGTTCCAATGGTTGAAGCAGCTGGTAAAGAAATTGATATAAAAGGGGTattcagatatgcaaattg CTACCCAAAGGCACTAGCAATGGTATCCAGTGGTCAGATTGATATCAAGTCGCTGGTCACCCATCGCTTCACTCTGGAGAACTCTGAGGACGCCTTCAAGACAGCGAGTGATCGAAGCTCCAAGTCTATGAAAGTCATCATCAACTGTACCTCATCTAAAGAATAA